The proteins below come from a single Mus musculus strain C57BL/6J chromosome 5, GRCm38.p6 C57BL/6J genomic window:
- the Pxn gene encoding paxillin isoform X1, whose protein sequence is MDDLDALLADLESTTSHISKRPVFLSEEPPYSYPTGNHTYQEIAVPPPVPPPPSSEALNGTVLDPLDQWQPSGSRYAHQQPPSPLPVYSSSAKNSSASNTQDGVGSLCSRAGEEEHVYSFPNKQKSAEPSPTVMSSSLGSNLSELDRLLLELNAVQHSPPGFPADEAESSPPLPGALSPLYGIPENNTPLGGKAGPLVKEKPKRNGGRGLEDVRPSVESLLDELESSVPSPVPAITVNQGEMSSPQRVTSSQQQTRISASSATRELDELMASLSDFKTSTSAVLLSSQGLLPGSSPPPPLTLLHPPLPPTNSSPGDHTPEALYTEGSSQVLLPSVAPRWLGLGSPEETSDTQNSRYPSVAASQQSRGAKSQAQVRCGLMGAVGPPSRTPPCHTPYPARSIGSPGPLANHVFSEETVAPIWGQPQALTASRPESPHGVTYSFQEGLEPPAVALDRQDILPDTWALTKECALQERVQSEPEGLGSTCPAAGDKEPLRGKTPQKGSLGGPTEALGSPGNPEGTTEATLEARKEQPEPSYAMAVGTPSVSERISTSGQIRSVIRRSRETGHVHPMSRELSPRRRLDPASLSRNPSQEQLIAELQGRLGIQLAAEEVAGTPEQDWLTEGVVITVQPRGRQAGGQLVEKVVYPPDSPVPLRRTISVVAPSPPAPLLQDHPDPSTGSSPLPPSLPTPSWPGPLAAASASSSGVQTEGGKSPEEGGRGPPGLTSVPHTVRSVGCQTNEDPLFCPMQAGLQAPCPARALSRPEPPPNSEDAAEMQGLEQRVDGERPWAASWPPSSRQSSPEGQDEGGFMAQGKTGSSSPPGGLSKPGSQLDSMLGSLQSDLNKLGVATVAKGVCGACKKPIAGQVVTAMGKTWHPEHFVCTHCQEEIGSRNFFERDGQPYCEKDYHSLFSPRCYYCNGPILDKVVTALDRTWHPEHFFCAQCGAFFGPEGFHEKDGKAYCRKDYFDMFAPKCGGCARAILENYISALNTLWHPECFVCRECFTPFVNGSFFEHDGQPYCEVHYHERRGSLCSGCQKPITGRCITAMAKKFHPEHFVCAFCLKQLNKGTFKEQNDKPYCQSCFVKLFC, encoded by the exons ATGCCCTGCTGGCAGACTTGGAATCTACCACCTCCCACATCTCCAAACGGCCAGTGTTCTTGTCAGAGGAGCCCCCCTACTCCTACCCAACTGGAAACCACACATACCAGGAGATTGCGGTGCCACCTCCGGTCCCACCACCACCGTCCAGCGAGGCCCTCAATGGCACGGTCCTGGACCCTTTAGATCAGTGGCAGCCTAGTGGTTCCAGATACGCTCACCAGCAG CCTCCGTCCCCACTGCCCGTGTACAGCTCCAGTGCTAAAAATTCCAGTGCCTCCAACACCCAGGACGGCGTGGGCTCCCTTTGTTCCCGAGCAGGCGAGGAAGAGCACGTCTACAG CTTCCCCAACAAGCAGAAGTCGGCAGAGCCCTCACCTACCGTCATGAGCTCCTCCCTGGGCAGCAACCTCTCTGAACTTGACCGGCTGTTACTGGAGCTGAACGCAGTGCAGCACAGCCCGCCTGGCTTCCCTGCAG atgaAGCCGAATCGAGCCCCCCCTTGCCTGGAGCCCTGAGCCCCCTTTATGGCATCCCAGAAAATAACACTCCCTTGGGGGGCAAAGCGGGGCCCCTGGTGAAAGAGAAGCCAAAGCGAAATGGAGGCCGGGGGCTGGAGGATGTGCGGCCCAGCGTGGAGAGCCTCTTGGATGAACTGGAGAGTTCCGTGCCCAGCCCTGT CCCGGCCATCACTGTGAACCAGGGAGAGATGAGCAGTCCGCAGCGAGTCACCTCCAGCCAGCAGCAGACCCGGATCTCGGCCTCCTCTGCCACCAGGGAGCTGGACGAGCTCATGGCGTCACTGTCAGATTTCAAG ACTAGCACTTCTGCTGTGCTGCTGAGCTCCCAGGGGCTGCTGCCCGGCTCTTCTCCACCCCCGCCCCTCACCctccttcatcctcctcttcctcccactaACTCCTCCCCTGGAGACCACACCCCAGAGGCCCTCTACACAGAAGGAAGTAGTCAGGTCCTTTTACCTTCTGTGGCTCCCAGATGGCTTGGTTTGGGTAGTCCTGAGGAGACGTCTGACACTCAAAATTCAAGGTATCCTTCTGTGGCGGCTTCTCAACAGTCACGTGGTGCGAAGAGCCAGGCTCAAGTTAGGTGTGGCCTGATGGGTGCTGTGGGTCCCCCCTCTAGGACTCCCCCATGCCACACTCCATACCCTGCAAGGAGCATAGGGTCCCCGGGGCCACTGGCCAACCATGTGTTTTCAGAGGAGACTGTGGCTCCCATTTGGGGACAGCCACAGGCTCTGACAGCATCCAGGCCTGAGAGTCCCCATGGAGTGACTTACAGCTTTCAGGAAGGGCTTGAGCCACCCGCCGTGGCATTAGATCGGCAAGATATCCTTCCTGACACCTGGGCTCTCACCAAGGAGTGTGCCCTGCAGGAGAGGGTACAGTCAGAACCAGAGGGCCTGGGAAGCACTTGTCCTGCCGCAGGGGACAAGGAGCCGCTCCGTGGGAAGACTCCCCAGAAGGGAAGCCTTGGGGGACCCACTGAGGCACTCGGGAGCCCAGGGAACCCAGAAGGTACCACTGAAGCCACTCTGGAGGCCAGGAAGGAGCAGCCGGAGCCTTCTTATGCCATGGCCGTGGGGACACCCAGCGTCTCGGAGAGGATTTCCACCTCCGGCCAG ATCCGCTCTGTGATCAGGAGGAGCCGGGAGACGGGCCACGTGCACCCCATGTCCCGGGAGCTTTCCCCTCGCCGCAGGCTGGACCCTGCCAGCCTGAGCAGGAACCCATCCCAGGAGCAGCTCATTGCTGAGCTGCAGGGCCGGCTGGGCATCCAGCTGGCGGCCGAGGAGGTGGCAGGGACCCCCGAGCAGGACTGGCTGACGGAAGGCGTTGTTATCACCGTGCAGCCACGTGGGAGGCAGGCCGGGGGGCAGTTGGTAGAGAAG gTTGTCTACCCTCCTGACTCTCCCGTTCCCCTGAGAAGAACCATCTCTGTTGTGGctccttctccccctgcccctttgcTCCAGGATCACCCTGACCCTTCGACTGGCagctctcctctcccacccagcctGCCCACTCCCTCCTGGCCAGGGCCCttggctgctgcttctgcttcatcTTCTGGGGTCCAGACTGAAGGGGGGAAGTCCCCAGAGGAGGGTGGGCGTGGCCCTCCTGGTCTCACCTCTGTGCCCCACACCGTGAGGTCTGTGGGCTGCCAGACCAATGAGGACCCACTCTTCTGCCCGATGCAGGCCGGCCTCCAGGCACCTTGCCCTGCCCGTGCCCTGTCTCGTCCCGAGCCACCTCCCAACTCTGAGGATGCTGCAGAG ATGCAGGGCCTGGAACAGAGAGTGGATGGAGAGCGGCCGTGGGCAGCCAGCTGGCCCCCCAGCAGCAGGCAGAGCAGCCCCGAAGGGCAGGACGAGGGAGGG TTCATGGCCCAGGGGAAAACTGGGAGCAGCTCACCCCCTGGGGGACTCTCCAAGCCCGGGAGCCAGCTGGACAGCATGTTGGGGAGTCTGCAGTCCGACCTGAACAAGCTAGGGGTCGCCACCGTTGCCAAAGGGGTCTGTGGAGCCTGCAAGAAGCCCATCGCCGGGCAG GTCGTGACCGCCATGGGGAAGACATGGCACCCCGAGCACTTTGTGTGCACCCACTGCCAGGAGGAGATTGGATCCCGAAACTTTTTTGAGCGGGACGGACAGCCCTACTGTGAGAAGGACTACCACAGCCTCTTCTCCCCACGCTGCTACTACTGCAACGGACCCATCCTGGAT AAAGTGGTGACAGCGCTGGACCGCACATGGCACCCGGAACACTTCTTCTGTGCCCAGTGTGGAGCCTTCTTTGGTCCAGAAG GCTTCCACGAGAAGGACGGCAAAGCGTACTGTCGTAAAGATTACTTCGACATGTTTGCTCCCAAGTGCGGCGGCTGCGCCCGTGCCATCCTGGAGAACTACATTTCAGCCCTCAACACCCTCTGGCACCCCGAATGCTTTGTGTGCAGG GAGTGCTTCACACCCTTCGTCAACGGCAGCTTCTTTGAGCACGACGGGCAGCCGTACTGTGAGGTCCACTACCACGAGCGGCGCGGCTCGCTGTGCTCCGGCTGCCAGAAGCCCATCACGGGCCGCTGCATCaccgccatggccaagaagttcCACCCCGAGCATTTCGTGTGCGCCTTTTGCCTGAAGCAGCTCAACAAGGGCACCTTCAAGGAGCAGAACGACAAACCCTACTGCCAGAGCTGCTTCGTGAAGCTCTTCTGCTAG
- the Pxn gene encoding paxillin isoform beta (isoform beta is encoded by transcript variant beta): protein MDDLDALLADLESTTSHISKRPVFLSEEPPYSYPTGNHTYQEIAVPPPVPPPPSSEALNGTVLDPLDQWQPSGSRYAHQQPPSPLPVYSSSAKNSSASNTQDGVGSLCSRAGEEEHVYSFPNKQKSAEPSPTVMSSSLGSNLSELDRLLLELNAVQHSPPGFPADEAESSPPLPGALSPLYGIPENNTPLGGKAGPLVKEKPKRNGGRGLEDVRPSVESLLDELESSVPSPVPAITVNQGEMSSPQRVTSSQQQTRISASSATRELDELMASLSDFKMQGLEQRVDGERPWAASWPPSSRQSSPEGQDEGGFMAQGKTGSSSPPGGLSKPGSQLDSMLGSLQSDLNKLGVATVAKGVCGACKKPIAGQVVTAMGKTWHPEHFVCTHCQEEIGSRNFFERDGQPYCEKDYHSLFSPRCYYCNGPILDKVVTALDRTWHPEHFFCAQCGAFFGPEGFHEKDGKAYCRKDYFDMFAPKCGGCARAILENYISALNTLWHPECFVCRECFTPFVNGSFFEHDGQPYCEVHYHERRGSLCSGCQKPITGRCITAMAKKFHPEHFVCAFCLKQLNKGTFKEQNDKPYCQSCFVKLFC, encoded by the exons ATGCCCTGCTGGCAGACTTGGAATCTACCACCTCCCACATCTCCAAACGGCCAGTGTTCTTGTCAGAGGAGCCCCCCTACTCCTACCCAACTGGAAACCACACATACCAGGAGATTGCGGTGCCACCTCCGGTCCCACCACCACCGTCCAGCGAGGCCCTCAATGGCACGGTCCTGGACCCTTTAGATCAGTGGCAGCCTAGTGGTTCCAGATACGCTCACCAGCAG CCTCCGTCCCCACTGCCCGTGTACAGCTCCAGTGCTAAAAATTCCAGTGCCTCCAACACCCAGGACGGCGTGGGCTCCCTTTGTTCCCGAGCAGGCGAGGAAGAGCACGTCTACAG CTTCCCCAACAAGCAGAAGTCGGCAGAGCCCTCACCTACCGTCATGAGCTCCTCCCTGGGCAGCAACCTCTCTGAACTTGACCGGCTGTTACTGGAGCTGAACGCAGTGCAGCACAGCCCGCCTGGCTTCCCTGCAG atgaAGCCGAATCGAGCCCCCCCTTGCCTGGAGCCCTGAGCCCCCTTTATGGCATCCCAGAAAATAACACTCCCTTGGGGGGCAAAGCGGGGCCCCTGGTGAAAGAGAAGCCAAAGCGAAATGGAGGCCGGGGGCTGGAGGATGTGCGGCCCAGCGTGGAGAGCCTCTTGGATGAACTGGAGAGTTCCGTGCCCAGCCCTGT CCCGGCCATCACTGTGAACCAGGGAGAGATGAGCAGTCCGCAGCGAGTCACCTCCAGCCAGCAGCAGACCCGGATCTCGGCCTCCTCTGCCACCAGGGAGCTGGACGAGCTCATGGCGTCACTGTCAGATTTCAAG ATGCAGGGCCTGGAACAGAGAGTGGATGGAGAGCGGCCGTGGGCAGCCAGCTGGCCCCCCAGCAGCAGGCAGAGCAGCCCCGAAGGGCAGGACGAGGGAGGG TTCATGGCCCAGGGGAAAACTGGGAGCAGCTCACCCCCTGGGGGACTCTCCAAGCCCGGGAGCCAGCTGGACAGCATGTTGGGGAGTCTGCAGTCCGACCTGAACAAGCTAGGGGTCGCCACCGTTGCCAAAGGGGTCTGTGGAGCCTGCAAGAAGCCCATCGCCGGGCAG GTCGTGACCGCCATGGGGAAGACATGGCACCCCGAGCACTTTGTGTGCACCCACTGCCAGGAGGAGATTGGATCCCGAAACTTTTTTGAGCGGGACGGACAGCCCTACTGTGAGAAGGACTACCACAGCCTCTTCTCCCCACGCTGCTACTACTGCAACGGACCCATCCTGGAT AAAGTGGTGACAGCGCTGGACCGCACATGGCACCCGGAACACTTCTTCTGTGCCCAGTGTGGAGCCTTCTTTGGTCCAGAAG GCTTCCACGAGAAGGACGGCAAAGCGTACTGTCGTAAAGATTACTTCGACATGTTTGCTCCCAAGTGCGGCGGCTGCGCCCGTGCCATCCTGGAGAACTACATTTCAGCCCTCAACACCCTCTGGCACCCCGAATGCTTTGTGTGCAGG GAGTGCTTCACACCCTTCGTCAACGGCAGCTTCTTTGAGCACGACGGGCAGCCGTACTGTGAGGTCCACTACCACGAGCGGCGCGGCTCGCTGTGCTCCGGCTGCCAGAAGCCCATCACGGGCCGCTGCATCaccgccatggccaagaagttcCACCCCGAGCATTTCGTGTGCGCCTTTTGCCTGAAGCAGCTCAACAAGGGCACCTTCAAGGAGCAGAACGACAAACCCTACTGCCAGAGCTGCTTCGTGAAGCTCTTCTGCTAG
- the Pxn gene encoding paxillin isoform alpha (isoform alpha is encoded by transcript variant alpha) has protein sequence MDDLDALLADLESTTSHISKRPVFLSEEPPYSYPTGNHTYQEIAVPPPVPPPPSSEALNGTVLDPLDQWQPSGSRYAHQQPPSPLPVYSSSAKNSSASNTQDGVGSLCSRAGEEEHVYSFPNKQKSAEPSPTVMSSSLGSNLSELDRLLLELNAVQHSPPGFPADEAESSPPLPGALSPLYGIPENNTPLGGKAGPLVKEKPKRNGGRGLEDVRPSVESLLDELESSVPSPVPAITVNQGEMSSPQRVTSSQQQTRISASSATRELDELMASLSDFKFMAQGKTGSSSPPGGLSKPGSQLDSMLGSLQSDLNKLGVATVAKGVCGACKKPIAGQVVTAMGKTWHPEHFVCTHCQEEIGSRNFFERDGQPYCEKDYHSLFSPRCYYCNGPILDKVVTALDRTWHPEHFFCAQCGAFFGPEGFHEKDGKAYCRKDYFDMFAPKCGGCARAILENYISALNTLWHPECFVCRECFTPFVNGSFFEHDGQPYCEVHYHERRGSLCSGCQKPITGRCITAMAKKFHPEHFVCAFCLKQLNKGTFKEQNDKPYCQSCFVKLFC, from the exons ATGCCCTGCTGGCAGACTTGGAATCTACCACCTCCCACATCTCCAAACGGCCAGTGTTCTTGTCAGAGGAGCCCCCCTACTCCTACCCAACTGGAAACCACACATACCAGGAGATTGCGGTGCCACCTCCGGTCCCACCACCACCGTCCAGCGAGGCCCTCAATGGCACGGTCCTGGACCCTTTAGATCAGTGGCAGCCTAGTGGTTCCAGATACGCTCACCAGCAG CCTCCGTCCCCACTGCCCGTGTACAGCTCCAGTGCTAAAAATTCCAGTGCCTCCAACACCCAGGACGGCGTGGGCTCCCTTTGTTCCCGAGCAGGCGAGGAAGAGCACGTCTACAG CTTCCCCAACAAGCAGAAGTCGGCAGAGCCCTCACCTACCGTCATGAGCTCCTCCCTGGGCAGCAACCTCTCTGAACTTGACCGGCTGTTACTGGAGCTGAACGCAGTGCAGCACAGCCCGCCTGGCTTCCCTGCAG atgaAGCCGAATCGAGCCCCCCCTTGCCTGGAGCCCTGAGCCCCCTTTATGGCATCCCAGAAAATAACACTCCCTTGGGGGGCAAAGCGGGGCCCCTGGTGAAAGAGAAGCCAAAGCGAAATGGAGGCCGGGGGCTGGAGGATGTGCGGCCCAGCGTGGAGAGCCTCTTGGATGAACTGGAGAGTTCCGTGCCCAGCCCTGT CCCGGCCATCACTGTGAACCAGGGAGAGATGAGCAGTCCGCAGCGAGTCACCTCCAGCCAGCAGCAGACCCGGATCTCGGCCTCCTCTGCCACCAGGGAGCTGGACGAGCTCATGGCGTCACTGTCAGATTTCAAG TTCATGGCCCAGGGGAAAACTGGGAGCAGCTCACCCCCTGGGGGACTCTCCAAGCCCGGGAGCCAGCTGGACAGCATGTTGGGGAGTCTGCAGTCCGACCTGAACAAGCTAGGGGTCGCCACCGTTGCCAAAGGGGTCTGTGGAGCCTGCAAGAAGCCCATCGCCGGGCAG GTCGTGACCGCCATGGGGAAGACATGGCACCCCGAGCACTTTGTGTGCACCCACTGCCAGGAGGAGATTGGATCCCGAAACTTTTTTGAGCGGGACGGACAGCCCTACTGTGAGAAGGACTACCACAGCCTCTTCTCCCCACGCTGCTACTACTGCAACGGACCCATCCTGGAT AAAGTGGTGACAGCGCTGGACCGCACATGGCACCCGGAACACTTCTTCTGTGCCCAGTGTGGAGCCTTCTTTGGTCCAGAAG GCTTCCACGAGAAGGACGGCAAAGCGTACTGTCGTAAAGATTACTTCGACATGTTTGCTCCCAAGTGCGGCGGCTGCGCCCGTGCCATCCTGGAGAACTACATTTCAGCCCTCAACACCCTCTGGCACCCCGAATGCTTTGTGTGCAGG GAGTGCTTCACACCCTTCGTCAACGGCAGCTTCTTTGAGCACGACGGGCAGCCGTACTGTGAGGTCCACTACCACGAGCGGCGCGGCTCGCTGTGCTCCGGCTGCCAGAAGCCCATCACGGGCCGCTGCATCaccgccatggccaagaagttcCACCCCGAGCATTTCGTGTGCGCCTTTTGCCTGAAGCAGCTCAACAAGGGCACCTTCAAGGAGCAGAACGACAAACCCTACTGCCAGAGCTGCTTCGTGAAGCTCTTCTGCTAG
- the Pxn gene encoding paxillin isoform X3 has protein sequence MDDLDALLADLESTTSHISKRPVFLSEEPPYSYPTGNHTYQEIAVPPPVPPPPSSEALNGTVLDPLDQWQPSGSRYAHQQPPSPLPVYSSSAKNSSASNTQDGVGSLCSRAGEEEHVYSFPNKQKSAEPSPTVMSSSLGSNLSELDRLLLELNAVQHSPPGFPADEAESSPPLPGALSPLYGIPENNTPLGGKAGPLVKEKPKRNGGRGLEDVRPSVESLLDELESSVPSPVPAITVNQGEMSSPQRVTSSQQQTRISASSATRELDELMASLSDFKTSTSAVLLSSQGLLPGSSPPPPLTLLHPPLPPTNSSPGDHTPEALYTEGSSQVLLPSVAPRWLGLGSPEETSDTQNSRYPSVAASQQSRGAKSQAQVRCGLMGAVGPPSRTPPCHTPYPARSIGSPGPLANHVFSEETVAPIWGQPQALTASRPESPHGVTYSFQEGLEPPAVALDRQDILPDTWALTKECALQERVQSEPEGLGSTCPAAGDKEPLRGKTPQKGSLGGPTEALGSPGNPEGTTEATLEARKEQPEPSYAMAVGTPSVSERISTSGQDSDFTPSSQTVSANSTNELSTLLTLPFP, from the exons ATGCCCTGCTGGCAGACTTGGAATCTACCACCTCCCACATCTCCAAACGGCCAGTGTTCTTGTCAGAGGAGCCCCCCTACTCCTACCCAACTGGAAACCACACATACCAGGAGATTGCGGTGCCACCTCCGGTCCCACCACCACCGTCCAGCGAGGCCCTCAATGGCACGGTCCTGGACCCTTTAGATCAGTGGCAGCCTAGTGGTTCCAGATACGCTCACCAGCAG CCTCCGTCCCCACTGCCCGTGTACAGCTCCAGTGCTAAAAATTCCAGTGCCTCCAACACCCAGGACGGCGTGGGCTCCCTTTGTTCCCGAGCAGGCGAGGAAGAGCACGTCTACAG CTTCCCCAACAAGCAGAAGTCGGCAGAGCCCTCACCTACCGTCATGAGCTCCTCCCTGGGCAGCAACCTCTCTGAACTTGACCGGCTGTTACTGGAGCTGAACGCAGTGCAGCACAGCCCGCCTGGCTTCCCTGCAG atgaAGCCGAATCGAGCCCCCCCTTGCCTGGAGCCCTGAGCCCCCTTTATGGCATCCCAGAAAATAACACTCCCTTGGGGGGCAAAGCGGGGCCCCTGGTGAAAGAGAAGCCAAAGCGAAATGGAGGCCGGGGGCTGGAGGATGTGCGGCCCAGCGTGGAGAGCCTCTTGGATGAACTGGAGAGTTCCGTGCCCAGCCCTGT CCCGGCCATCACTGTGAACCAGGGAGAGATGAGCAGTCCGCAGCGAGTCACCTCCAGCCAGCAGCAGACCCGGATCTCGGCCTCCTCTGCCACCAGGGAGCTGGACGAGCTCATGGCGTCACTGTCAGATTTCAAG ACTAGCACTTCTGCTGTGCTGCTGAGCTCCCAGGGGCTGCTGCCCGGCTCTTCTCCACCCCCGCCCCTCACCctccttcatcctcctcttcctcccactaACTCCTCCCCTGGAGACCACACCCCAGAGGCCCTCTACACAGAAGGAAGTAGTCAGGTCCTTTTACCTTCTGTGGCTCCCAGATGGCTTGGTTTGGGTAGTCCTGAGGAGACGTCTGACACTCAAAATTCAAGGTATCCTTCTGTGGCGGCTTCTCAACAGTCACGTGGTGCGAAGAGCCAGGCTCAAGTTAGGTGTGGCCTGATGGGTGCTGTGGGTCCCCCCTCTAGGACTCCCCCATGCCACACTCCATACCCTGCAAGGAGCATAGGGTCCCCGGGGCCACTGGCCAACCATGTGTTTTCAGAGGAGACTGTGGCTCCCATTTGGGGACAGCCACAGGCTCTGACAGCATCCAGGCCTGAGAGTCCCCATGGAGTGACTTACAGCTTTCAGGAAGGGCTTGAGCCACCCGCCGTGGCATTAGATCGGCAAGATATCCTTCCTGACACCTGGGCTCTCACCAAGGAGTGTGCCCTGCAGGAGAGGGTACAGTCAGAACCAGAGGGCCTGGGAAGCACTTGTCCTGCCGCAGGGGACAAGGAGCCGCTCCGTGGGAAGACTCCCCAGAAGGGAAGCCTTGGGGGACCCACTGAGGCACTCGGGAGCCCAGGGAACCCAGAAGGTACCACTGAAGCCACTCTGGAGGCCAGGAAGGAGCAGCCGGAGCCTTCTTATGCCATGGCCGTGGGGACACCCAGCGTCTCGGAGAGGATTTCCACCTCCGGCCAG GATTCTGACTTTACGCCTTCATCCCAAACCGTTTCCGCCAACAGTACAAATGA gTTGTCTACCCTCCTGACTCTCCCGTTCCCCTGA